GTGTCCACTTAGCACTGCTATCATTGGAATGAACGGTGCTAGCCACTTAGCTTGTAGCTCAGCGGATTTTGGGAGGACAGAGTCGCCAAACGTGTGACTTAACTCTCACTTATCGTCAGATTTGACCCGTTTGAACATTTGACACAATTTGAAGTGCCGCAAATGTCCTCCTTTCGCTCTGAAATTTGATGACTCAAGTCACTCACTTATACGTGCTTTAAAGCTGTGGTTGTTCTGTGTCGAATTTGGGCCACCATGGGCGTTTGTTGCCCATTACAGGGGGGTGCTCAAGGATCCCTAAATTGAATCCCAGCACCCCTAAAATGTAAGAGCTTTTTTGTAACCCATGTCCTTTTAAACAGACGAGAGAAGTGAGTTCTTACAGTACTTTGGTGAAATGTAATTGTACCACTCAATCTCTCCCCGGCTGGGTTCTGAGCACCTTATTTGCATAGATGAAAATGCTGCCTTCAAGTGATATACAGACAAGTACACTGTAAATCATAACCTGGCATATACCAGGATATGTGGAACATTTTTTACCATCTCCCACTCGGTACCATATATTATCATTACCAATCCATATTATTGCAGAATTTAATTGCAAGTCACGGTTTGTGTCAGGTAGGATTTAGCTGAAGCTCTTTTCTGGCTAGAAACTGTTTGAGGTGGTCATAGGCAGCGCTGCTGTCCTGAATTGGAAAGGGAGAAGCTAGCAGTATGCCCTTTGTATTTGTTATGAAAGCCAAGCTGCTAATCACAAGCTAACTTGATTGGATGCCCATGACCAAAAAGTGTTCCGCTTCTCTTTCATCAACGTGGGAATGGAATTACATTCAAATGTACAAAACTGTTTCATTGATCTAGCAAAGCCAGTAGCTGAGCATCTCTCCCCTAGAATTGCCCCTGTTGTCCACTAGAAGGGATTTCAGGTTTGAATCGAAGAAAATGGTGGGAATATCGAAACTGTACAGCGTGATGTGTGTATTCTTTATGCAACCCCCTGGTATTCAAGAGGGTGCTTGAAACAGTCCTGAgagctgtttgtgtttacaaagCAACCTACATCGACCGGTACGTCAATATCAGATCATTAGGGACTCTCGAAACGATAAGAGTCCAAGTTGTGTACGTGTATATTTCAATAGGACAATGGAGACAGCGGTCACAGGGGAGTTTGAAACAGTCCTGCGAACTGTCTGTTTTTCCAAAGGACTTGGACAGGTTCCCACAGAAACATGCAGCAGCTGCTGAACTTTGAACTTATGGGTCACGAGGAGACCTTGCGTTAAAACAGCATTAGTGTGAATGTACTTAAAGGACAGCAGTCATACCGCAGTCAGAAGGTGCcttgaaacaaaaaacagcactcAAAGATAATTTACTTTAGACTATAAACATGCAGTTATAACATTAAGCAGTTCTTCTTCCACTTAATCAATCCAATGGGTTTTATGTTGCGTCGCACcgcacagaggataaagaatatatgactgagTACTGTTATATTGAATGTCCGTGTTtttccaccatttgtgttcggATACGTCTCTTGAAGGTTTGTGCGTTGTCCATTGTATATTAGCATTTGGACGAAACTAGCAAACGCTtagctttgtttgttttcagtacACAACGTGTAATTTGACTTGTTTagtgtttgacagtaaacttcaatggGCAGTGGCAATTAATCGTGTGAATCCTTTTTTGAACATTTCACTGTTTCACTGTGCCGTGTACTGCTTACTGTCAAAGAGTTGAGTTGACAAATGCGCCAATTTTCTTTACAGTTTGGTATTTTGTGGGCAATTGTTTTGAGGATATTTGCTTGTGTCAAAATTGACATGGTTACCTTGAATATGCTCATATGTGTTGAGAAAAAGTCTTCTGAGATAAAGTAGAGGAATGAAGAAAAGATGTTTATAATATCTGATGCGCTTTTCAACATAAGGAAGACATGTTAAACGTAAAACCTTGTCGACAGTGTTAATCAAGCTCTTTATTAGACGGTGCATGTTGAGGCTGACAAGTGTGCTCCTTAAACCGAATGTCAGCTGACGGCTAAATTGCAGCGGAGATGCTGTGCGGGATGCATGTCGTTATCCTCCAATAAAACAGTCACACATGCTGGAATTTACAGCCGCTTGGATGTTCTGAATATCAAGGAAAGGCGCACAGCAGAGACGTTTAAGGTTAATaaaagctgttaaaaaaaaaaatccttcagtgtGTAACCTCTTTCTTCGCCAAAACCCCATGCTACCACATGGACACAAGTAGCTATGGGGACGTAAGCCCACGAGGtttttgaatcaattgtcttcttaACTTTGTCTATTTGTTTTGTACTGCCATTTGTATTcgtatgtttcatgtccgtgtttgtgaccacttctcatggctttgttccagctgcagcagttgtgaaggctcgatataaataacgctgtattgtactgtattccaatttagcgtagcaccatctagtggattcagagcgcaaccgcagccactatagaagcttctattctatgcaccttataattcgGTGTGCCCGCTATATGAAAACACTTTTAAtattggccattcattgaaggtgcgccttgtaATCCAAAGCGGCTCATAGtgctgaaaatacagtatgtacaaatGCCTTATTATGGCTAAAATTAGCCATTGCCGCTTTTCATAATTTCGGTCATCAACCTTGTTTCTTACCGCACTTTCAGAATTTATCACAAGTCACCAACGTTGTGTGCCGACCTTTCTCCACAGGCTGCAGACCTGAGCAAGCCCATAGACAAGCGCATCTACAAGGGAACACAGCCCACCTGTCATGACTTCAACCACCTCACCGCCACAGCCGAGAGTGTGTCGCTCCTGGTTGGCTTCTCTGCCGGGCAAGTGCAGCTCATCGACCCCATCAAGAAGGAGACGAGCAAGCTCTTCAATGAGGAGGTAATTGGGGTGTGGAGGGCGCTTTTGCTGTGTTAATGATCTCATTTAGTTCGTTAGACTATATGGATTATATCGAGCCATCCTGTTTATTTCTCTTGTCCAGGGTGGTAATTATTACGCGTAACTGGTGAGAGGAACCATTGTAGTCATTTTATGCTCCCAATATTGTGTGCGTGTCCGTCGACAAATATACTTTAATAATATTAGGTGTTATAGGGTCTCAAGCAGGGTTTGAATGGCCTAGTGCAAGCGCTAAAATTAATGAGATGTCTTTAAAAGTGTTTTCAAGCTCCTTTAGATTCCTCAACCCAATTTATTTAGAAGGGAAAGTGGGTTTGGAAAGCCCGCCCTCCACCGCGGCTTGGCACCGGTTCAAAACACACCACGCAGTcaaatttgtttatttgctgtgACGTATTCTTCATGAGCAATGTCACTCTTCGGCCGTGCAAGTCCATGCTCATTGAAAATGGCGTGCGTGAGAGGCGATGGTTTAACATTCAGCATGAAATCACATTTAAATTAACAAGAAACGCGGAAAGTCATTAAAATCCCAGCATCTGACGGCATTAATTTCTAAAGACTCCCACCCCCATGGCGTCACGCCCGCTTTTCGCTGATTATTTAATTTCACTGTCTTGATTGCTCAGGTTTGTCACAGAAATGTGCTTGATGTGACTGGTACAGCGGTGAGTCTGGATTAcctaaataaaatgataaatatcaATGTGCGACACTTAATTACAATAAATCGGCACTTTCATTTGGAAATCATGGAAATcatgtcccatcactggtgagctgtttttagaacaggcccacGGGCTACTCATCAAAGTTCTTTTGGGAAACATAATGCCCGCGAGTTAACAAAATGCAACccagaaatacacacacaaaaattagtTCGACACCCCTCTAGATATGTTTCCATGGCCCAGTTGTCTTCATGTGTCTGCACTGCTTTAATTGTGAAAGAAATTCTTGGCGTGTTGTTCAACTGCAACCGATTTCTAAATGAAGACAAATTTAACTGGTTTGTGATGTTCTTATCCTGTCCTTGTGTCACTCCTCCTCCAACCAGAGACTAATAGACAAGTCCAGGGTGACGTGTGTGAAGTGGGTTCCGGGCTCCGAGAGCCTCTTCCTGGTGTCGCACGCCAGCGGCAACATGTACCTGTACAACGTGGAGCACACGTGCGGCACCACGGCGCCGCACTACCAGCTCCTTAAGCAGGGTGACAACTACTCTGTGCACACCTGCAAGAGCAAATCCACGCGGAACCCCCTTCTCAAGTGGACAGTGGGCGAGGGCGCCCTCAACGAATTTGCCTTCTCGCCCGATGGGAAGTTCCTGGCGTGCGTGAGCCAGGACGGCTTCCTGCGCGTGTTCAACTTTGACGCGGTGGAGCTGCACGGCACCATGAAGAGCTACTTCGGCGGCCTGCTGTGCGTGTCCTGGAGCCCCGACGGCAAGTACATCGTAGCGGGCGGCGAGGACGACCTGGTCACCGTGTGGTCCTTCCTGGACTGCCGGGTGATCGCGCGCGGCCACGGCCACAAGTCGTGGGTGAGCGTGGTGGCCTTCGACCACTACACCACCAGCGTGGAAGAGAGCGACCCGCTGGAGTTCAGCGGCAGCGACGAGGACTTCCAGGAGCAGGTGGCCAACTCGGGGCGGGACCGCGCCAACAGCACGCAGTCGCGACTCTCCCAGCGCAACTCCACCGAGAGCAGGCCCGTCAGCGTCACGTACCGCTTCGGCTCAGTGGGCCAGGACACTCAGCTGTGCCTGTGGGACCTCACAGAGGACATTCTGTTCCCACACTTGCCTCTTTCACGGACTCGGACGCATACCAATGTGATGAACGCCTCCATCCCGCCGCCGGGCTCCACCATCCTCGCTTCGAGTACCAACGCCACTAACGGAAGCACCAGCGGAGCCATCACTCCCGGCGTGAACTCTATCTCCGGTACACTGCCGCGCTCCAATAGCCTGCCCCATTCCACCGCTTCCAGCACCGCCCCGACAGCCACAACCGCGACGACGAATAACACGACCAAGCCGAGCGGCGGTATCGTGGACAGCGCCATCGCCACGGGCGTCAGCAAGTTCGCCACGCTGTCGCTGCACGAGCGCAAGGAGCGCCACCACGAAAAGGACCACAAGCGCAACCACAGCATGGGCCACATCAGCAGCAAGAGCAGCGATAAGCTCAACGTGCTGACCAAGAGCAAGACGGACGCCGCCAAGACGCTGGGCACGGCGCTGTGCCCGCGCATGGAGGACGTGCCGCTGCTCGAGCCGCTCATCTGTAAAAAGATAGCGCACGAGAGGCTGACTGTGCTCATATTTTTAGAGGACTGCTTAGTGACTGCTTGTCAGGAGGGATTTATTTGCACATGGGCCAGGCCAGGCAAAGTGGTAAGTTCTTTTTAACCCAGGGCCAATTTAAGCGTGTCTCTCTCTACCCGGGCCGGAGGCGGCGGGTCGTCACCGACGAGCCCGGAGCAATTCCAGACATGAGTCGCATATCACACGGCCTTTTTTCGCTCCCCACTGCATCGATGCCTCATCACGAGAGAGACGGTCCTTTTGTGTTAGCGCATCCTTCAGTGTGGTGTTTTCCAACCTTTATTAGTGTTCGGGTCACCAAGAGCGTATACAGTGATCCCCTGTTCATCGCCGCCGTTTTAGTCAAGACTATGAATGGCCCATCCGACTCATCAATCAGGATGACCTTTTGCACATTCCAAGGAAATGCCCATACGTACGCTACTGAAATACATATTTCATGATATCATAGCGCATTAGTATGAGGAATGAGAATTTCAGTTGTGTCTGCTCGAGTTTTAGTCGTCATGGGAGAAAATCTGCAATGGAGACGTCGATTAGCCCTTTCACCCACTTCAAGCAAAGGAAACGCCTTTTCAACACATTGAAAAATTAAAACTACGGCACGACAAGGTCCCAAAAGGCCGACATTTTTCAGACGTAACTTTATTGCGCGGGAAACTGGGTGGTACATTCAAGATTCTCCTTAACTGTGAATTGGCAGggcttcactgtatacttaatTGATAGTTTCGTCAATatactcacaaaaaaaagtacttctgTAATGCGAGCCTGTTGAGTTGACAAAAAAGCGATTATTCTGCCGGATGCACAGTCTGCCATTGAGTGgcaaagcatttcattttttgtgtgtgtccatttGTCGCCGGTAGAGAGAGATGAACAAAGATGCATTATTTATAGCAAATAAATCAGCATTTTCGAACCAATGAACTGATATTGGCTAACTTCCTGCAGTTTAGTGGTGGGGAATCGCTGCTTTCAGTGCGCTCGTGAGTCCGCTCAGCCACTTTGCTCCGAACAATCGTGTCTGCACTTCCTCATGTGCTCGCTGCTTcagtcgttttgttttcaatgcagAAAGACACCTTGAAAAAAAGTACTTCCAGCAAACCCAGTGCGGGGGTGAGGGCTGAGCCagtgatgttttcatttttctcattgAAAGTGTCTCCTAGTTTCTCAATGCACAAAtcgtaaagaaaaaaatctgagataTTAATAAAAAGCTGATAAAATATTcatcaccccccaaaaactatttttttatatgtactgtatgtcgtcATAGTTATCCAAATGAAACATTTCGCATTATATTCAAGGCTGTGCGAAGTTACATTATGATCTAATGTGgctttgtagtttttttgtttgttttttttttcgctccctCCTGATTTGATTTGAACAAGGAGCCCCAAAAAGTGCTTTTAAGCCATGATAAAATTCCCTCAAATCTTGACTCTTAGTAACTCGTCATTTCAGTTGTAAAAGCAAAAGTAAAACCTCGTGAACGTCACAGTGTCCGTTGGCTCGGACCGACTTGGGGGTTGACCGCGCGCCTGAGGATCGGGTCGGGTCGGGCCCCGTGGCATAATTGCTCAGGGGAATCCTTGGAGGCATCCGACAATCGGTCCTTTGCATTTGAAGCATACGGTGAACCCCGCCACTCAGGCTGCATCGGGACCTTGTTCTTCTGTGAATTACCGAACTCTGCAAATAAGGCCTACCCTTAAAAGGTTAACACTTAACTGTGATTGCTTATAATTGCCAGGAGATGGTAGCCGAGAACTACTTTTGTCATAATGAAGCTTCCCAAAGCAGTGGTACCAGGAGGCCACCAGTTGGCATTGTGCTTTGGCACATAAACCAAATGGGTGAGGTTGTCCGACGAATAACAAAGGCGTTGAGGTTGTCCGACGAATAACAAAGGACAAGGttctaaaaaacattttttgaatagGCAAATACTAACTATAGGGGGTgctcccaaaatggctgctttttttcaaatttcatttcCGTGAACCAGAAGCGACGCATTTTCCCCCCTTCTGCTGCACTTTGTGaaatccttttcttttttcctccaatttcttcctcttctcccaAATGCAaatctcctttttttgttttcctttttccaggGTTTATTGTCCTCCCAAAACCAAGCCAGCTCTCCCAGTGGAACAGTAGTATAGCCAGCCCACCACACAATAAATCTGCTGCTAAAGACATAAACCCACGCAAGCCACAGTCTGATGCTGCTCTTCACTTCCTCTGCGAGTGTTGCAagtttgtcctattttttttaaccccccccccccttttctatTTTGCATTCACTTAAGTGCAGTGTTTCCCAATGTTCCTTGAGCCAAGGTGCCTGTTCTAGATTGGGAAAATATATATTCTGTGCCGTGAAGAAATATTTGCTCTCttctcaaattatttttattgtatttttttttcagaatttccCCCACTTTAAAATGCAAGATTATTACGCACATTTAAATATCAGACATAGATTATACCCAGGTAaacactttggggggggggggggggtaaaaacaaaaattcgaATCTACCTGTCCCTGCATGAATTTGTAACTTGCCCACTAATATTAGAACTAGTTGGATGATGCATTATTTGTCGTAAATCATATTGGACCAATTAAATGAAATTTgacagtggttgggaatcactgctttaGAGCAAGGGTGGGCAACTTGCGGCCCTTGGGCCAAACACATGGCCCGGCTGAACATTGATCCAGCATCCCATGCaattccccaaaacaaaaacatttaaccgCAAATGTACTCTCACCCTGtcctccattcttttttttttttttttttagcttcggAAAAAGATTGCCCATCTATGCCTTATAGGAAGACCGCATCACGGGGGGGGAAGTGCAATGTTGACTGTTGCTGTACTTATTTTAATAGTTTAGAACAGAAAATGTTAAGGCTCCATGTCAATACCCATCCTGAGTGAATGGTTCtgtaacacattaaaaaaaagtaaactagAAGTGTAGCTTAGACTGCTCAGGGTTATTGAAATTGTgtggagacgtttttttttttctttgacgatCAAGCGAGCATCTGGGATTGTTGCATCCGTTATGTCTGTCTCCCTAATTTCCAACCCAATGA
This sequence is a window from Hippocampus zosterae strain Florida chromosome 14, ASM2543408v3, whole genome shotgun sequence. Protein-coding genes within it:
- the wdr20a gene encoding WD repeat-containing protein 20 isoform X1, producing the protein MLISKMAAEGGGKEMNEIKTQFTTREGVYKLLTHSEYSRPNRVPFNSQGSNPVKVSFVNVNDQSGNGDRICFNVGRELYFYIYKGVRKAADLSKPIDKRIYKGTQPTCHDFNHLTATAESVSLLVGFSAGQVQLIDPIKKETSKLFNEERLIDKSRVTCVKWVPGSESLFLVSHASGNMYLYNVEHTCGTTAPHYQLLKQGDNYSVHTCKSKSTRNPLLKWTVGEGALNEFAFSPDGKFLACVSQDGFLRVFNFDAVELHGTMKSYFGGLLCVSWSPDGKYIVAGGEDDLVTVWSFLDCRVIARGHGHKSWVSVVAFDHYTTSVEESDPLEFSGSDEDFQEQVANSGRDRANSTQSRLSQRNSTESRPVSVTYRFGSVGQDTQLCLWDLTEDILFPHLPLSRTRTHTNVMNASIPPPGSTILASSTNATNGSTSGAITPGVNSISGTLPRSNSLPHSTASSTAPTATTATTNNTTKPSGGIVDSAIATGVSKFATLSLHERKERHHEKDHKRNHSMGHISSKSSDKLNVLTKSKTDAAKTLGTALCPRMEDVPLLEPLICKKIAHERLTVLIFLEDCLVTACQEGFICTWARPGKVGLLSSQNQASSPSGTVV